The following are encoded in a window of Anopheles gambiae chromosome X, idAnoGambNW_F1_1, whole genome shotgun sequence genomic DNA:
- the LOC1277402 gene encoding aminopeptidase N isoform X1: MKFLSESIRSASTKVFWTRLRIIGMAMGRSSMLLAVIAATIIGVTVGDTGVPYSGYRLPKSITPEHYNLRVYTHLGDERGFIFYGQVAMRLICHEDTENIVLHSKNLTLPEQGISLRELGSAGQQNGSAIAIKSVQYAKEHDFVILNVATVLRKGNRYELVVPFESALGTGLLGYYRSSYVDKASKQKIWLAVTQFEPTYARQAFPCFDEPEMKATFDIALAHDERYVALSNMPVNSSAPVDGMPGWVMDVFGTTVPMSTYLVAYTVNDFEYREAMAAEEGDVLFKIWARRDAIEQVDYAREIGPKVTRFYEDYFQQKFPLPKIDMIAIPDFASGAMENWGLITYRETALLYHPNVSTASNKHRVASVIAHELAHQWFGNLVTMRWWTDLWLNEGFATYVASLGVDYLHPEWHSLEEESVSNTLDIFKFDALQSSHPISVEIGHPNQISQIFDAISYEKGSIVIRMMHLFLDEETFRDGVGRYLRRHAYGNAEQDNLWAALTEEAHANGVLPDHIDVKKVMDSWTLQTGYPIITVTRNYDANTAEVTQMRFISSDVRPDSNVTDYCWWIPLTYTTAKQIDFNDTLPKAWMACSGEPKGSHQQEAKLLEDLPDGDQWVIFNVELAGLYKVRYDRRNYQLIIAQLNGPRFGEIGLLNRAQLIDDAMDLAWTGQQNYGIAFAMLNYLRQETQYIPWKSALTNLNNINRILKRTPLYGVFRSYVQYILEPIYEQLDIFNGSRATTERLDGIKQITLIASWACRFEVGDCVNRSVELFARWMNESSPDTDNPVPVNLRPVVYCNAIRRGDEAQWHFLWLRYLQSNVGAEKIMIIGSLACTREVRLVERFLQWSLNSTSGVRKQDATILFSGVSRNDAGFAAAKKFFLERADDIYNYLSPDTSRLSRYIKPLAEQMFSSEELQELTDLIEQKAPIFEKANQGVKQALETAQTNNRWSKVNIDKMERLLPMLTTRSVSVLSLIDDL; the protein is encoded by the exons atgaagtttttgtcggaatcgatacgatcgGCTAGCACCAAAGTTTTCTGGACTCGATTACGGATAATAG GTATGGCGATGGGTCGAAGCTCGATGCTGCTCGCAGTAATTGCTGCAACCATTATAGGAGTGACCGTGGGTGACACGGGAGTGCCGTACAGCGGTTACCGATTGCCCAAATCGATCACTCCCGAGCATTACAATCTGCGCGTCTACACACATCTTGGCGATGAGCGAGGTTTCATATTTTACGGCCAAGTGGCGATGCGG CTCATTTGCCACGAGGATACGGAGAATATAGTGCTGCACTCGAAAAACCTAACGCTTCCCGAGCAGGGCATCTCGTTGCGCGAACTGGGCTCGGCCGGCCAGCAGAACGGCTCCGCCATAGCGATCAAAAGCGTGCAGTACGCCAAGGAGCATGACTTTGTGATACTGAACGTGGCCACCGTGCTGCGCAAGGGGAACCGCTACGAGCTGGTCGTACCGTTCGAGAGCGCCCTCGGCACCGGCCTGCTCGGCTACTACCGCAGCAGCTACGTCGACAAGGCGAGCAAGCAGAAGATCTGGCTGGCGGTGACACAGTTCGAGCCGACGTACGCCCGCCAAGCGTTCCCGTGCTTCGACGAGCCGGAAATGAAGGCCACCTTCGACATCGCGCTAGCGCACGACGAGCGGTACGTCGCGCTCAGCAACATGCCGGTGAACAGCAGCGCCCCGGTGGACGGTATGCCGGGCTGGGTGATGGACGTGTTCGGCACCACCGTGCCGATGTCGACCTACCTCGTCGCGTACACGGTGAACGATTTCGAGTACCGGGAAGCGATGGCGGCGGAGGAGGGCGACGTGCTGTTTAAAATCTGGGCCCGGCGCGACGCGATCGAGCAGGTGGACTATGCGCGCGAGATCGGCCCGAAAGTAACGCGCTTCTACGAGGACTACTTTCAGCAGAAGTTCCCGCTGCCCAAGATCGACATGATCGCGATACCGGACTTTGCGTCCGGTGCGATGGAAAACTGGGGCCTCATCACGTACCGCGAAACGGCCCTGCTCTACCATCCGAACGTGTCGACGGCGAGCAACAAGCACCGCGTTGCGTCGGTCATTGCGCACGAGCTGGCGCACCAGTGGTTCGGCAATCTCGTCACTATGCGCTGGTGGACCGACCTGTGGCTGAACGAAGGCTTCGCGACGTACGTCGCCAGCCTCGGCGTCGACTATCTGCACCCCGAGTGGCACTCGCTCGAGGAGGAGTCGGTCTCGAACACGCTGGACATTTTCAAGTTCGATGCGCTGCAGTCCAGCCACCCGATCTCGGTGGAGATCGGCCACCCGAACCAGATATCGCAAATCTTCGACGCGATCTCGTACGAGAAGGGCTCGATCGTGATACGCATGATGCACCTGTTCCTGGACGAGGAAACGTTCCGCGACGGCGTCGGCCGGTACCTGCGCCGGCACGCGTACGGCAACGCGGAGCAGGACAACCTGTGGGCGGCCCTGACCGAGGAGGCGCACGCGAACGGCGTACTGCCCGACCACATCGACGTGAAGAAGGTGATGGACTCGTGGACGCTGCAGACGGGCTACCCGATCATCACCGTGACGCGCAACTACGACGCCAACACGGCGGAGGTAACGCAAATGCGCTTCATTTCCTCCGACGTGCGGCCGGACAGCAACGTGACCGACTACTGCTGGTGGATACCGTTGACCTACACTACCGCGAAGCAGATCGACTTTAACGACACGCTGCCGAAAGCGTGGATGGCGTGCAGCGGCGAGCCGAAGGGCTCGCACCAGCAGGAAGCGAAGCTGCTGGAGGATCTGCCCGATGGCGACCAGTGGGTCATCTTCAACGTTGAGCTGGCCGGGCTGTACAAGGTGCGGTACGACAGGCGCAACTATCAGCTGATCATTGCGCAGCTGAACGGGCCCCGGTTCGGCGAGATCGGGCTGCTGAACCGCGCGCAGCTGATCGATGACGCGATGGATCTGGCCTGGACGGGGCAGCAGAATTACGGCATCGCGTTCGCGATGCTGAACTACCTGCGGCAGGAGACGCAATACATCCCGTGGAAGTCTGCACTGACCAACCTGAACAACATCAACCGCATCCTGAAGCGCACGCCACTGTACGGCGTGTTCCGGAGCTACGTGCAGTACATCCTCGAGCCGATCTACGAGCAGCTGGACATCTTCAATGGCAGCCGGGCGACGACCGAACGGCTGGACGGGATCAAGCAGATCACGCTGATCGCTTCCTGGGCCTGCCGGTTCGAGGTCGGCGACTGCGTCAACCGGTCGGTCGAGCTGTTCGCCCGCTGGATGAACGAGAGCAGCCCGGACACGGACAACCCGGTGCCGGTCAATCTCCGCCCGGTGGTGTACTGCAACGCGATCCGCCGGGGCGACGAGGCGCAGTGGCACTTCCTCTGGCTGCGCTACCTGCAGAGCAACGTCGGGGCGGAAAAGATCATGATCATCGGTTCGCTGGCGTGCACGCGCGAGGTGCGGCTCGTCGAGCGCTTCCTGCAGTGGTCCCTTAACAGCACGTCGGGCGTGCGCAAGCAGGACGCCACGATTCTGTTCAGCGGCGTGTCGCGCAACGATGCCGGGTTCGCTGCCGCCAAAAAGTTCTTCCTCGAGCGGGCCGACGACATATACAACTA CCTGAGCCCGGACACGTCGCGACTGTCGCGCTACATCAAACCGCTCGCGGAGCAAATGTTTTCCAGCGAGGAGCTGCAGGAGCTGACCGATCTGATCGAACAGAAGGCACCGATCTTCGAAAAGGCCAACCAGGGCGTCAAACAGGCGCTGGAAACGGCCCAAACGAACAACCGGTGGTCGAAAGTGAACATTGACAAGATGGAACGCCTATTGCCAATGCTTACTACCCGGTCCGTTTCAGTGTTAAGTTTAATCGACGACCTGTAG
- the LOC1277402 gene encoding aminopeptidase N isoform X2 has translation MAMGRSSMLLAVIAATIIGVTVGDTGVPYSGYRLPKSITPEHYNLRVYTHLGDERGFIFYGQVAMRLICHEDTENIVLHSKNLTLPEQGISLRELGSAGQQNGSAIAIKSVQYAKEHDFVILNVATVLRKGNRYELVVPFESALGTGLLGYYRSSYVDKASKQKIWLAVTQFEPTYARQAFPCFDEPEMKATFDIALAHDERYVALSNMPVNSSAPVDGMPGWVMDVFGTTVPMSTYLVAYTVNDFEYREAMAAEEGDVLFKIWARRDAIEQVDYAREIGPKVTRFYEDYFQQKFPLPKIDMIAIPDFASGAMENWGLITYRETALLYHPNVSTASNKHRVASVIAHELAHQWFGNLVTMRWWTDLWLNEGFATYVASLGVDYLHPEWHSLEEESVSNTLDIFKFDALQSSHPISVEIGHPNQISQIFDAISYEKGSIVIRMMHLFLDEETFRDGVGRYLRRHAYGNAEQDNLWAALTEEAHANGVLPDHIDVKKVMDSWTLQTGYPIITVTRNYDANTAEVTQMRFISSDVRPDSNVTDYCWWIPLTYTTAKQIDFNDTLPKAWMACSGEPKGSHQQEAKLLEDLPDGDQWVIFNVELAGLYKVRYDRRNYQLIIAQLNGPRFGEIGLLNRAQLIDDAMDLAWTGQQNYGIAFAMLNYLRQETQYIPWKSALTNLNNINRILKRTPLYGVFRSYVQYILEPIYEQLDIFNGSRATTERLDGIKQITLIASWACRFEVGDCVNRSVELFARWMNESSPDTDNPVPVNLRPVVYCNAIRRGDEAQWHFLWLRYLQSNVGAEKIMIIGSLACTREVRLVERFLQWSLNSTSGVRKQDATILFSGVSRNDAGFAAAKKFFLERADDIYNYLSPDTSRLSRYIKPLAEQMFSSEELQELTDLIEQKAPIFEKANQGVKQALETAQTNNRWSKVNIDKMERLLPMLTTRSVSVLSLIDDL, from the exons ATGGCGATGGGTCGAAGCTCGATGCTGCTCGCAGTAATTGCTGCAACCATTATAGGAGTGACCGTGGGTGACACGGGAGTGCCGTACAGCGGTTACCGATTGCCCAAATCGATCACTCCCGAGCATTACAATCTGCGCGTCTACACACATCTTGGCGATGAGCGAGGTTTCATATTTTACGGCCAAGTGGCGATGCGG CTCATTTGCCACGAGGATACGGAGAATATAGTGCTGCACTCGAAAAACCTAACGCTTCCCGAGCAGGGCATCTCGTTGCGCGAACTGGGCTCGGCCGGCCAGCAGAACGGCTCCGCCATAGCGATCAAAAGCGTGCAGTACGCCAAGGAGCATGACTTTGTGATACTGAACGTGGCCACCGTGCTGCGCAAGGGGAACCGCTACGAGCTGGTCGTACCGTTCGAGAGCGCCCTCGGCACCGGCCTGCTCGGCTACTACCGCAGCAGCTACGTCGACAAGGCGAGCAAGCAGAAGATCTGGCTGGCGGTGACACAGTTCGAGCCGACGTACGCCCGCCAAGCGTTCCCGTGCTTCGACGAGCCGGAAATGAAGGCCACCTTCGACATCGCGCTAGCGCACGACGAGCGGTACGTCGCGCTCAGCAACATGCCGGTGAACAGCAGCGCCCCGGTGGACGGTATGCCGGGCTGGGTGATGGACGTGTTCGGCACCACCGTGCCGATGTCGACCTACCTCGTCGCGTACACGGTGAACGATTTCGAGTACCGGGAAGCGATGGCGGCGGAGGAGGGCGACGTGCTGTTTAAAATCTGGGCCCGGCGCGACGCGATCGAGCAGGTGGACTATGCGCGCGAGATCGGCCCGAAAGTAACGCGCTTCTACGAGGACTACTTTCAGCAGAAGTTCCCGCTGCCCAAGATCGACATGATCGCGATACCGGACTTTGCGTCCGGTGCGATGGAAAACTGGGGCCTCATCACGTACCGCGAAACGGCCCTGCTCTACCATCCGAACGTGTCGACGGCGAGCAACAAGCACCGCGTTGCGTCGGTCATTGCGCACGAGCTGGCGCACCAGTGGTTCGGCAATCTCGTCACTATGCGCTGGTGGACCGACCTGTGGCTGAACGAAGGCTTCGCGACGTACGTCGCCAGCCTCGGCGTCGACTATCTGCACCCCGAGTGGCACTCGCTCGAGGAGGAGTCGGTCTCGAACACGCTGGACATTTTCAAGTTCGATGCGCTGCAGTCCAGCCACCCGATCTCGGTGGAGATCGGCCACCCGAACCAGATATCGCAAATCTTCGACGCGATCTCGTACGAGAAGGGCTCGATCGTGATACGCATGATGCACCTGTTCCTGGACGAGGAAACGTTCCGCGACGGCGTCGGCCGGTACCTGCGCCGGCACGCGTACGGCAACGCGGAGCAGGACAACCTGTGGGCGGCCCTGACCGAGGAGGCGCACGCGAACGGCGTACTGCCCGACCACATCGACGTGAAGAAGGTGATGGACTCGTGGACGCTGCAGACGGGCTACCCGATCATCACCGTGACGCGCAACTACGACGCCAACACGGCGGAGGTAACGCAAATGCGCTTCATTTCCTCCGACGTGCGGCCGGACAGCAACGTGACCGACTACTGCTGGTGGATACCGTTGACCTACACTACCGCGAAGCAGATCGACTTTAACGACACGCTGCCGAAAGCGTGGATGGCGTGCAGCGGCGAGCCGAAGGGCTCGCACCAGCAGGAAGCGAAGCTGCTGGAGGATCTGCCCGATGGCGACCAGTGGGTCATCTTCAACGTTGAGCTGGCCGGGCTGTACAAGGTGCGGTACGACAGGCGCAACTATCAGCTGATCATTGCGCAGCTGAACGGGCCCCGGTTCGGCGAGATCGGGCTGCTGAACCGCGCGCAGCTGATCGATGACGCGATGGATCTGGCCTGGACGGGGCAGCAGAATTACGGCATCGCGTTCGCGATGCTGAACTACCTGCGGCAGGAGACGCAATACATCCCGTGGAAGTCTGCACTGACCAACCTGAACAACATCAACCGCATCCTGAAGCGCACGCCACTGTACGGCGTGTTCCGGAGCTACGTGCAGTACATCCTCGAGCCGATCTACGAGCAGCTGGACATCTTCAATGGCAGCCGGGCGACGACCGAACGGCTGGACGGGATCAAGCAGATCACGCTGATCGCTTCCTGGGCCTGCCGGTTCGAGGTCGGCGACTGCGTCAACCGGTCGGTCGAGCTGTTCGCCCGCTGGATGAACGAGAGCAGCCCGGACACGGACAACCCGGTGCCGGTCAATCTCCGCCCGGTGGTGTACTGCAACGCGATCCGCCGGGGCGACGAGGCGCAGTGGCACTTCCTCTGGCTGCGCTACCTGCAGAGCAACGTCGGGGCGGAAAAGATCATGATCATCGGTTCGCTGGCGTGCACGCGCGAGGTGCGGCTCGTCGAGCGCTTCCTGCAGTGGTCCCTTAACAGCACGTCGGGCGTGCGCAAGCAGGACGCCACGATTCTGTTCAGCGGCGTGTCGCGCAACGATGCCGGGTTCGCTGCCGCCAAAAAGTTCTTCCTCGAGCGGGCCGACGACATATACAACTA CCTGAGCCCGGACACGTCGCGACTGTCGCGCTACATCAAACCGCTCGCGGAGCAAATGTTTTCCAGCGAGGAGCTGCAGGAGCTGACCGATCTGATCGAACAGAAGGCACCGATCTTCGAAAAGGCCAACCAGGGCGTCAAACAGGCGCTGGAAACGGCCCAAACGAACAACCGGTGGTCGAAAGTGAACATTGACAAGATGGAACGCCTATTGCCAATGCTTACTACCCGGTCCGTTTCAGTGTTAAGTTTAATCGACGACCTGTAG